The following proteins are co-located in the Gossypium hirsutum isolate 1008001.06 chromosome A02, Gossypium_hirsutum_v2.1, whole genome shotgun sequence genome:
- the LOC107951044 gene encoding uncharacterized protein isoform X2 — translation MESLSSSLSISISNLRETYPILNSHLPSSSFSLIKAPNQRIGFLKFNSETSQFHRFYLQALPREVPADEGEDQLQPLTLNNGFRLVSEDSQSVYQGDSNQSKSSEKDVDKLIKVELHGSGATGGSRAGLFRTPISGGVHSATSAHGLPRPALAVRNLMEQARFAHLCTVMSRMHHRREGYPFGSLVDFAPDSMGHPIFSFSPLAIHTRNLLADPRCTLVVQIPGWSGLSNARVTIFGDVYPLPEHEQEWAHKQYIAKHQQGPSQQWGNFYYFRMQNISDIYFIGGFGTVAWIDVKEYEALKPDKIAVDGGEQNLKELNVTFSKPLKELLSAEAEVDDAALISIDSKGIDIRVRQGAQLGFRRRFRIHVRFICSHVTFFSVQRTEVII, via the exons ATGGAATCTCTTTCGAGTTCCCTCTCCATCTCCATCTCTAATCTACGCGAGACCTACCCAATTCTCAACAGCCACTTACCATCTTCTTCTTTTAGTCTGATCAAAGCGCCAAATCAACGAATTGGatttctcaaattcaactctGAAACCTCTCAGTTTCATAGGTTTTATCTCCAAGCTCTACCCCGAGAGGTTCCTGCTGATGAAGGTGAAGACCAGCTGCAGCCTCTTACCCTTAATAATGGGTTTCGCTTAGTTTCTGAAGACAGTCAATCTGTTTATCAG GGTGATTCAAATCAGAGTAAAAGCAGCGAAAAAGATGTAGATAAGTTAATAAAGGTTGAACTCCATGGAAGTGGAGCAACTGGGGGTAGCAGAGCTGGACTTTTCAGAACCCCAATTTCTGGTGGAGTGCACAGTGCAACTTCAGCACATGGATTACCTCGGCCGGCCTTAGCTGTCCGTAATCTGATGGAACAA GCCAGATTTGCTCATTTATGCACTGTAATGTCTCGGATGCACCACCGACGAGAAGGGTATCCTTTTGGCTCTCTGGTAGATTTTGCCCCTGATTCAATGGGCC atccaatattttcattttcaccatTGGCCATCCACACACGGAATTTATTAGCAGACCCTAGGTGTACCCTTGTTGTGCAG ATACCTGGATGGAGTGGCTTATCAAATGCAAGGGTAACAATATTTGGTGATGTCTATCCACTTCCCGAGCATGAACAG GAATGGGCTCATAAACAGTACATAGCAAAACATCAACAAGGGCCTTCACAACAGTGGGGAAATTTCTACTACTTCAGGATGCAGAATATAAG TGATATATATTTCATTGGAGGGTTTGGAACTGTTGCATGGATTGATGTTAAGGAATATGAAGCACTTAAACCTGATAAGATTGCTGTTGATGGAGGTGAACAAAATCTAAAG GAACTCAATGTAACCTTTTCAAAGCCCCTCAAAGAGTTGCTATCAGCAGAGGCTGAGGTTGACGATGCAGCTCTTATATCAATTGACAGCAAGGGAATTGACATTAGGGTCCGTCAAGGTGCACAG CTCGGGTTTCGGAGGAGGTTCAGGATTCATGTCAGATTTATATGTAGCCATGTTACATTCTTTTCAGTTCAACGTACAGAGGTTATCATTTGA
- the LOC107951044 gene encoding uncharacterized protein isoform X1 — protein MESLSSSLSISISNLRETYPILNSHLPSSSFSLIKAPNQRIGFLKFNSETSQFHRFYLQALPREVPADEGEDQLQPLTLNNGFRLVSEDSQSVYQGDSNQSKSSEKDVDKLIKVELHGSGATGGSRAGLFRTPISGGVHSATSAHGLPRPALAVRNLMEQARFAHLCTVMSRMHHRREGYPFGSLVDFAPDSMGHPIFSFSPLAIHTRNLLADPRCTLVVQIPGWSGLSNARVTIFGDVYPLPEHEQEWAHKQYIAKHQQGPSQQWGNFYYFRMQNISDIYFIGGFGTVAWIDVKEYEALKPDKIAVDGGEQNLKELNVTFSKPLKELLSAEAEVDDAALISIDSKGIDIRVRQGAQFNVQRLSFEEGQGVETLEEAKVALWKVIKKG, from the exons ATGGAATCTCTTTCGAGTTCCCTCTCCATCTCCATCTCTAATCTACGCGAGACCTACCCAATTCTCAACAGCCACTTACCATCTTCTTCTTTTAGTCTGATCAAAGCGCCAAATCAACGAATTGGatttctcaaattcaactctGAAACCTCTCAGTTTCATAGGTTTTATCTCCAAGCTCTACCCCGAGAGGTTCCTGCTGATGAAGGTGAAGACCAGCTGCAGCCTCTTACCCTTAATAATGGGTTTCGCTTAGTTTCTGAAGACAGTCAATCTGTTTATCAG GGTGATTCAAATCAGAGTAAAAGCAGCGAAAAAGATGTAGATAAGTTAATAAAGGTTGAACTCCATGGAAGTGGAGCAACTGGGGGTAGCAGAGCTGGACTTTTCAGAACCCCAATTTCTGGTGGAGTGCACAGTGCAACTTCAGCACATGGATTACCTCGGCCGGCCTTAGCTGTCCGTAATCTGATGGAACAA GCCAGATTTGCTCATTTATGCACTGTAATGTCTCGGATGCACCACCGACGAGAAGGGTATCCTTTTGGCTCTCTGGTAGATTTTGCCCCTGATTCAATGGGCC atccaatattttcattttcaccatTGGCCATCCACACACGGAATTTATTAGCAGACCCTAGGTGTACCCTTGTTGTGCAG ATACCTGGATGGAGTGGCTTATCAAATGCAAGGGTAACAATATTTGGTGATGTCTATCCACTTCCCGAGCATGAACAG GAATGGGCTCATAAACAGTACATAGCAAAACATCAACAAGGGCCTTCACAACAGTGGGGAAATTTCTACTACTTCAGGATGCAGAATATAAG TGATATATATTTCATTGGAGGGTTTGGAACTGTTGCATGGATTGATGTTAAGGAATATGAAGCACTTAAACCTGATAAGATTGCTGTTGATGGAGGTGAACAAAATCTAAAG GAACTCAATGTAACCTTTTCAAAGCCCCTCAAAGAGTTGCTATCAGCAGAGGCTGAGGTTGACGATGCAGCTCTTATATCAATTGACAGCAAGGGAATTGACATTAGGGTCCGTCAAGGTGCACAG TTCAACGTACAGAGGTTATCATTTGAAGAAGGGCAGGGTGTAGAGACATTGGAGGAAGCCAAAGTAGCTTTATGGAAAGTAATAAAGAAAGGCTAA
- the LOC107951044 gene encoding uncharacterized protein isoform X3: MESLSSSLSISISNLRETYPILNSHLPSSSFSLIKAPNQRIGFLKFNSETSQFHRFYLQALPREVPADEGEDQLQPLTLNNGFRLVSEDSQSVYQGDSNQSKSSEKDVDKLIKVELHGSGATGGSRAGLFRTPISGGVHSATSAHGLPRPALAVRNLMEQARFAHLCTVMSRMHHRREGYPFGSLVDFAPDSMGHPIFSFSPLAIHTRNLLADPRCTLVVQIPGWSGLSNARVTIFGDVYPLPEHEQEWAHKQYIAKHQQGPSQQWGNFYYFRMQNISDIYFIGGFGTVAWIDVKEYEALKPDKIAVDGGEQNLKELNVTFSKPLKELLSAEAEVDDAALISIDSKGIDIRVRQGAQRLSFEEGQGVETLEEAKVALWKVIKKG; encoded by the exons ATGGAATCTCTTTCGAGTTCCCTCTCCATCTCCATCTCTAATCTACGCGAGACCTACCCAATTCTCAACAGCCACTTACCATCTTCTTCTTTTAGTCTGATCAAAGCGCCAAATCAACGAATTGGatttctcaaattcaactctGAAACCTCTCAGTTTCATAGGTTTTATCTCCAAGCTCTACCCCGAGAGGTTCCTGCTGATGAAGGTGAAGACCAGCTGCAGCCTCTTACCCTTAATAATGGGTTTCGCTTAGTTTCTGAAGACAGTCAATCTGTTTATCAG GGTGATTCAAATCAGAGTAAAAGCAGCGAAAAAGATGTAGATAAGTTAATAAAGGTTGAACTCCATGGAAGTGGAGCAACTGGGGGTAGCAGAGCTGGACTTTTCAGAACCCCAATTTCTGGTGGAGTGCACAGTGCAACTTCAGCACATGGATTACCTCGGCCGGCCTTAGCTGTCCGTAATCTGATGGAACAA GCCAGATTTGCTCATTTATGCACTGTAATGTCTCGGATGCACCACCGACGAGAAGGGTATCCTTTTGGCTCTCTGGTAGATTTTGCCCCTGATTCAATGGGCC atccaatattttcattttcaccatTGGCCATCCACACACGGAATTTATTAGCAGACCCTAGGTGTACCCTTGTTGTGCAG ATACCTGGATGGAGTGGCTTATCAAATGCAAGGGTAACAATATTTGGTGATGTCTATCCACTTCCCGAGCATGAACAG GAATGGGCTCATAAACAGTACATAGCAAAACATCAACAAGGGCCTTCACAACAGTGGGGAAATTTCTACTACTTCAGGATGCAGAATATAAG TGATATATATTTCATTGGAGGGTTTGGAACTGTTGCATGGATTGATGTTAAGGAATATGAAGCACTTAAACCTGATAAGATTGCTGTTGATGGAGGTGAACAAAATCTAAAG GAACTCAATGTAACCTTTTCAAAGCCCCTCAAAGAGTTGCTATCAGCAGAGGCTGAGGTTGACGATGCAGCTCTTATATCAATTGACAGCAAGGGAATTGACATTAGGGTCCGTCAAGGTGCACAG AGGTTATCATTTGAAGAAGGGCAGGGTGTAGAGACATTGGAGGAAGCCAAAGTAGCTTTATGGAAAGTAATAAAGAAAGGCTAA